The Campylobacter concisus sequence GTAAATTTTTATTTAGCTGGTATGCACTCGTATGCAGCTGGCGATCCATTGCCAGTGCCTGATTTTGTCTGGATTAGTATCGTGATAATGGTGCTTATGAGTATTTTGGCATTTACAAAGCGATCACTTTGCTCAAGGCTTTAGATGCTAATAAAAGGTCTAATAGTTTTCTTTATTGTATTGCTATTAATTGCAATTTGTGCGTTAATCTATTTACTTTTAAGAAATAGAGATTATAGCGCCGAAATAAAGGAGCTTGCATTAGAAAAAGAAGAGATAACAATCGAAAAACTTGAAAAGCTTGCTGGTGATAATAGTTTAAGTAAAAACGAGCTTTTCGAACTTATTCAAATCTTTGTAGGAAATTTTAGTATACCAGCTAAAAATAACCAAGTCATGCCAAAAGAGGCAAATAACTATATAAATTTTATAATTTTAATCTGCTCTCATAAAAATTCTGATGCAAAGCTCATCAGTTTTTTAGACAAAGAAGCTAAAAAGAAAAATCCAAGCTATATTGTCGAGATAGAAGAGAGTGAGAAAATCGGCATAGAAAATCGCAAAAATCGTAGATAAATTTATTTAAAAAAGTGTAGTTAAATATCTTAAAATTAAATTTGGTATAAAAATGAGTTCTTATGATTTTGATTCTATGTACGTGATATTTCTTATTTTATTTTTAATCGTATTGCCTATATTTTTGATAATTCCTGCAGGTAGATATAATATAAAGGTTTATACGAGTAAATTTGATCTAATTGGACTTCATCTAATT is a genomic window containing:
- a CDS encoding fatty-acid--CoA ligase, producing MLIKGLIVFFIVLLLIAICALIYLLLRNRDYSAEIKELALEKEEITIEKLEKLAGDNSLSKNELFELIQIFVGNFSIPAKNNQVMPKEANNYINFIILICSHKNSDAKLISFLDKEAKKKNPSYIVEIEESEKIGIENRKNRR